TGGTGCACTTCGCGCAGCGTGCGCGCCACCGCCACCAGCTGCTCCATCGTGTAGTCGGGCGACTGGATGATGCCGGAGCTGAGGAACAGCCCCTCGATCACGTTGCGGCGGTAAAAATCCAGCGTCAGCGCCACCACTTCGTCCACGGTGAAGCGCGCGCGCGGCACGTCGCTGGACACGCGGTTGACGCAGTACAGGCAGTCGTACACACACCAGTTGGTCAGCAAGATCTTGAGCAGCGAGATGCAGCGCCCGTCCGGCGCGTAGCTGTGGCAGATGCCCGTGCCGGTGGTCGATCCCACGCCCTTCTGGTCGCGCGAATCGCGCCGCGCCCCGCCGCTGGACGAGCAGGACGCGTCGTACTTGGCTGCGTCCGCCAGCACCATCAGCTTCTTCAGTACGGCACTCATACTGTCAGTATATACAGTATGCGCCGATCTGCAAACCCGCACAGCGCGGCTTGGCGGGCAGGGGTTGGCTGTGAATGAAAACCGGCTCTGGCGCTGATTTGTAGAGCGCCAGCAGCTACTCAATTAATAGCAAATACATTCTGACGGGGGGCGAACGGCTTCACTCGCGCAGCCGCCGCCGGCCCCCTTGCCCCATCGATTGGCGCGGCTAGGTGCCGTCGCCCGGCGCGCCGCCCACGCGCCACCAATCCACATGCCGCGTGGCCAGCATCAAGGCCGACAGCATGCCGAACACCAGCAGCGCGCCCAGCAGCAAGGCGTTGTTTTCCGAAGCCAGCAGCGCATACAGCGCCCCGTACAGCAGCGCCACGTACGCCGCCAGCGCGCCGCCGCGCTTCACGCCACGCAGCACCGCGCTGAAGTACACGGCCAGCAGCAGCACGCTGGCGCCTGCGGCTGCCGCGTAGGCCCAGGCAAAGCCCAGCTTTTCCGACAGCGCCAGCAGCAGCAGGAAGAACACCGCGATCGACAGGCCCACCAGCGCGTACTGCACCGGGTGCAGGCGCAGGCGCTTGACCAGCTCGGTCGTGAACACCGCCAGCAGCACCAGGGCGATGAACAGCGCGCCGTACTTGGCTGCGCGCTCGCTCATCGAATACACGCTGACCGGCTGGGCCAGCGCCACATTGAAGCTGTCCAGCTCGCCGCGCGCGCTGCGGGCGCCCTCGTCGCCGCCCAGCGAGGCGCGCACCTGCTCGCGCGCCTGGCTGGTCAGGCCGGCGATGAGCCAGCGCGCGTCAAAGCCCGCGTCGCTCACGCGGCGTTCGGTGGCCAGAAAGCGCCCGCCAAAGCGCGGGTGCGGCCAGGGCGAGGTGAGGTGCGCCGTTGTCTCGTCGGCCAGCGGCGCCAGCGCCAGCTCGTCCTGGCCCGCCAGTTGCAGATCCAGCTGAAAGGGCAGCGCCTGCCCGGCGTTGAAAGCCTGCAGCGCGGCGCCCGACAGCGGCGCGTGCACGGCCGAACTCAGCCAGCCCGCGGCCGGAATGTGCGGCGCGCGCCGCTCAAAACTCAGCGGCGCGGCGGCCATGCGCAGCTGCGGCACGCCTTGCAGCCCGCGCAGGTCGCTGACCGACAGCACCAGCGCGGGCGTCTGCACCTCGATGGTCGAGCCGCGCACCTGCTGCACCAGCTGCGACGGCGCAAACGGCGCAAAGCGGCCCTGCATCTGCCCCTGCAGTTGGAAGAAAGGCACGGTGAAGATGCCGCGGTAGCGCAGCTGCGGCGCCAGCGTGCCGACCAGATCGGTCTGCTGCGGAAAAAATAGCTGGTAGCGCTGTTCTGACATGGGCTGCAGCGCGGTAGGCTGACCGCGCTCATTGCGCTCGGCCACCTCCCAGCGCTCCACATACGGCACCACCAGCACCGGGCCCACCAGCGTTTGCGGCCCCACGTAGGTTTGCGCCAGCTCTTGCACCGCCGCCTGCTCGGTGGATTGGCGATCGTGGATCACCCATTCGATCTGCGACAGCGGAATGCACAACAGCAGCAGCAACAGCAGCAACACCGCGCCCTTGATCAGCATCGAGTCGCGCCAGTTCTTGAATCGGTTCATCGGCCGTCCTTCCCTTCTTGTTAATGGATGGGTTTGAAAGCGGCCGATGCTCGGCGCCGCGCTCGAACGCCGTGTGAAGTGCGCGCCAGCAAGGGGCGGCAGACCACGGCCGGTTTTCACCGCGACTTCACACAGGCTTCACACAGCGCGGCGGCGCGCGTTCGCATTCGTTCGCTTTTCTTGCGCGCTTCATCGTCCCTTCCAGCACGAATTTCAAAGTACCGGCCATGCGCTGCCGGTGGTGTGAGGGCTGGTAGCGCAGCCCCAAACCCCCCCGCCCTCACGGGACTGAAGAACAAAGGAAAAAACACCATGCGCCCCTCTCTCTGGCTTGATCCGCTCACGGCCCTGCGCGCGCTCCCGCAGGCCGCCTGGCATGCCGTGCCGAACGCTGCCGTCGTCCCCCCCTTGCACGCTGCTGTGCCCGGCGCCGTGGCGCACATTGCCCGCGCGGTCCGCCCCGCCGCCTTGGTGGTGCAGCGCGCGGCCTGGTATTCGCTGCTGGCCGGGCTGGTGCTGCTCAGCCCGCTGGCGCGTGCGCAGGACGGCGACGACGCGCCCGCCAAGGCCGAAAGCCCGTACTTCTTCGTCCAGGGCGCGCAGCCCGGCGTGGACGCGCTGCCGCTGAAAAGCACCGACGTGCAGGTGAACATCAGCGGCGTGATCGCCGATGTGGTGGTCACCCAGCGCTATAAAAATGAGGGCACGGTGCCGATCGAGGCGAAGTACCTCTTCCCCGGATCGACCCGCGCCGCCGTCAACGGCATGAACGTGCGCGTGGGCGAACGGCTGATCACCGCGCAGATCCGCGAAAAGCGCCAGGCCCAGGTGGAATACAACGCCGCCAAGGCCGAAGGCAAGACCGCCGCGCTGCTGGAGCAGCACCGCCCCAACGTCTTTCAGATGAACGTGGCCAACATCCTGCCCGGCGACGACGTGCAGGTGGAGCTGCGCTACAACGAACTGCTGGTGCCGACCGATGGGCAGTACCAGTTTGTTTACCCGACGGTGGTCGGCCCCCGCTACGCAAGCAGTCACGAGCCCCCACGCTCCCCGGCTTCGCCTGGTGCGCTGCCCCCCGAGGGGGCTGCCGCCACCTTGGGGCGGCCCGGCGGTGGCGGCGCAGCGCCCACCGAAACCACCAGCGGCCATCCGCTGGCGCATGCGCAGGGCTTCCCGGCGCAGCCGGTGCTGCGCGAAGGCAGCGCATCCACCAGCGCGTTCAACCTCAAGGTGCAGCTCGCCAGCCCGGTGGGCATTCAAGAGATCCGCTCGCCCAGCCACGCCATCGACACGCAGATGGATGCGGGCAGCGCCGCGCAGCGCGCCAGCGTGCGCCTGGCGGGCAACAGCTCGCGTGGTGTCAGCGCCAGCAACAACCGCGACTTCATCCTGGACTACCGGCTGGCGGGCAGCGCCATCCAGTCGGGCGTGCTGCTGCACAAGGGCGACAAAGAGAACTTCTTCCTCGCCATGGTGCAGCCGCCCAAGGCCGTGCCGGTGGCCGAGATCGCGCCACGCGACTACATCTTCGTGGTGGACATCTCGGGCAGCATGCACGGCTTTCCGCTGGAGACGGCCAAAGCGCTGATGCGCCAGCTGCTGGGCCACCTGCGCGCCAGCGACACCTTCAACGTGCTGCTGTTTTCGGGCAGCAACCGCTTCCTGTCGCCGCACTCGGTGCCCGCCACGGCGGCCAACGTGAACGCCGCCATCCGCACCATTGACGAGATGGGCGGCGGCGGCTCGACCGAGCTGCTGCCCGCGCTGCGCCGCGTGTACGCCGAGCCCAAGAACCCCGACGTGGCGCGTACCGTGGTGGTGGTGACCGACGGCTACGTCACCGTGGAATCCGAGGCGTTTGCCCTGGTGCGCAAGCACCTGAACCAGGCCAACGTGTTCGCCTTCGGCATCGGCGGCTCGGTCAACCGGCAGCTGATGGAAGGCCTGGCCCGCGCGGGCATGGGCGAGCCCTTCGTCATCACCCGCCCCGACGAAGCCAAGGCCCAGGCCGAGCGCTTTCGCCGCCTGATCGAAAGCCCGGTGATGACCAGCGTGAAGGCGCGCTTTGAAGGCCTGGACGTGTACGACGTCGAACCCCAAGCCCTGCCCGACGTGCTGGCCGACCGCCCCGTCGTGCTGTTTGGCAAATGGCGCGAACCGGCCAGCGGCAGCGCCGCCGCGCCCCGCCTGATCGTGGAAGGCCGCGCGCCGCAAGGCGGGGCGCAGGGGCATGTCAGCCAGACCGTGCCCATCGACACGCAGGCCAACAGCAGCGGCAACGCGGCCCTGCGCAGCCTGTGGGCGCGCCACCGCATCGCCGCGCTGAGCGACGAGGAATCGCTGACCGGCGGCGACGCGCAAAGGCCCGCCATCACCCAGCTGGGCCTGGACTACAGCCTGCTGACGCAATACACCAGCTTCATCGCGGTGGACAAAGTGGTGCGCAACCCCGGCGGCCAGAACGCCACCGCCAACCAGCCCAGCCCGCTGCCCGAAGGCGTTGGCAACCTGGCCGTGGGCGGCGACGCCAGCGCGCTGGGCGCCGCAGTGGGCAGCACGCCCGAGCCGCATGCCTGGGCCGCGATGCTGGTCGTGCTGGCGGTGCTGGGCGCGTGCGCCGCACGGAGGCGGACGGACCGATTCACTGCGTGAGCCAGTCGGCACCGTGCGCACCGCCGGAGTCGCCTGCAGCGCCTTCGCCCATCTCGTGCGGGCGGGCGGCAAGGCCGGCACCCGGCGCAGATCCGGGTGCGGCGTTGGCTGGCCACGGTGCTTTGCGGTGAGCACATCAACTCTCAATTTCATAGCTGCCAGCGCTGACTGCACCAGCGCCAGCGGCCCAAAACACTTCAAACCACCTCGTTAAGACCCGCCATGACCACGCCCTTCCTCCTGCGCCGCCCGCACCTGCAAACCTGGTCCATGCGGCTGGACCGCGCGCCCGCGCTGGCGTGGGTCGCGCTGCAAACCGCCGCGCTGTGGCCCACCTGGCGCTGGATGGCCGCGCGTTTGCAAGACGGCTCAGACGACCCGCTGGGCTGGCTGGCGCTGGCCGCGCTGGCGGCGCTGGTGCTGGCGCTGCGGCGCGACTTGCGCACCGCCCCGCGCCTGCCGTGGCTGGCCGCCGCCTTGGCGGGCACGCTGGCCGCCACCGTACTGCGCGGCGCCGCACCGGCGCTGCTCGTCAGCCTGATCGCCGTGCTGGCCTGGGCGGCGGGGCTGCTCGCCTTTTTACCGGTGACCCGGCGCGGCGCCATGCGCGTACAGGGCGGCGTGCTGTGGCCCGCGCCGCGCCTGGCCGTGGGGCGCCTGCCGGTGCTGGGCCTGGCCGTGCTGGCGCTGCCGCTGATCGCGTCGCTGCAGTTCTACGCGGGCTACCCGCTGCGCGTGCTGACGGCCGAGGCCAGCCGCTGGCTGCTGGCGCCGTGGTTTGCCGTGGTGCGCGAAGGCAGCAGCCTGAGTGTGAACGGCGTGCTGGTCATCGTGGACGCGCCCTGCTCGGGCGTGCAAATGGCCTGGGCGGGCTACTTCACCGCCTGCGCCGTGGCGCTGTGGGCCGGCCGCAGCGACCGCGCCTTTACGCTGCGCCTGCCGCTGGTGGGCGCCGCCGTGCTGGTGGGCAACGTGCTTCGCAACAGCGTGCTGGTGGCGCTGCAGGCCAGCGGCCACGGCGAGCTGCCCGGCGTGCACGAAGGCGTGGGCGTGGCCGCGCTGGCCGCCGTCTGCGGCGTGATCGCCATGGGCATGGGCCTGGCCGCGCGCCGCGCACCGGCCGACCAGTGCTATTGAAACCAGAGCTACCAGCGCAAGCCCCACCAGCGCCAGAAAGGCATAAGACCATGAACACCACATTCAACAGCTTCACCCAGCGCGTGCTGGCCAAGACCGCTTTCGGCGCCGCCATGCTGGGCTGTGCACTGGCCAGCGCGATCGGCGTGGCGGGTGCGGGCGGTGGCGCAGGCGATGCCGATCGCGCCGCGCCCACCCTGGCCAGCGAGCTGCCGCGCACCTGGCAGGGCGTGCCCGTGCGCCCGCTGGCGCTGTCGGCCGTAGAGCAGCGCTTTGCCGACCGCTTTCCCGGCAGCATCGCGCGGCTGACGGACGGCCGCCAGATCGTCGTGCTGCGCGAAGTGGCGCAGCCCACGCGCATGCTGCACCCGGCGGCCGATTGCTTTCGCGCGCTGGGCTACCGCATCGAAGGCGAGCGGCTGGAGCTGCCCGCCCGCGCCAATGCGGCCGCCGCCGCGCCGCCCGCCCAGCCCGCCCAGCGCAATGACACCGCCGCGCCCCTGCTGCAAACCGTGGCGCTGCGCGTGACCAACCGCCTGTCTCCGGGAAATGTGGGCGATGCGCCGGGCGATGCCTGGGGCGCCACGCCGCACGCGCCCAGCGGCGCCTTGCAACCCGCAGCGCCAGGCAATGGCCCCGCCGCCACCCGCCCAGCCGCCACCGCCCCCAACGTGCAGCGCTGCTTCACCGCCCGCAAGGGCGACGTGGCCCTGCGCGTGTGCGAGCAGATCGAAGACGCGCACGGCCAGCGCTTTGCCGACACCTCCGCCTGGTACTGGGCGGCGGCGCTGGGCCGCTCCACCGGACCTTGGCGCGCCGTCACCGTCACCCAGCCGCTGGGGCGCGGTGATGTCTAACCAATACGCCTCCAGCGCATGTGCAGACTGCGTTGGAAGCTACCAAAAGAGAAGCAATCACCCGCTAACCGAGCAAGGACACGGCCATGACCACACCACTCGCTGACCTGCCCGCAACCCCCGCCCCGTCGGCCCCGCGCCGCGCACCCGGTCACTGGCGCCGCCGGCTGCTGTGGGCCGCGCTGGCCGTCGCGCTCACCGGGCTGGTGTTGCTGGGCGCGCTGGGCGCCGTACTGCGCGCCGCCCTGGCGCCCAAGCCCGGCGAATGGGCCGTGGACATTGGCCGCGCCCCCTTCAGCCTGCGCGCCAGCGTGCCGCAACTGGTGTGGCTGGGCACCACGCCGTGGGTGGGCGAAAGGCTGCACGGCCTGCGCGTGGCCACGCGCCTCGGCCCCGTCACGCTGGGCTGGGTGCCTGCGGGGGCCGAAGGGCCGCAGCCCGTGCTGACGCTGCATTGCGAGCCCTGCACCCTGCCGCTGCCCGCGGGCGCGGGGCAGGCTGCCCTCACCTTGCCCGCCGCGCAACTGGCCCTGTCGCGCAGCATCACCGACACCAACGGCCAGCACCTGCAAGGCCGCCTGCTGCTGGGCGCCGAGGCCGCCAACGGCGCGCGCCCCGTGCTCAGCGCCCGCTGGCAGGCTGAACGGCGCGGCGCCGGCTGGCAAGTGGCCCTGCGCTGGCAAGACGCCCCCGTTCGCGACTGGCTGGCGCTGGTCGGCCCCGATTTGCCCGAGCTGCGCAGCATTCAGGTCGATGGCACGCTGGCCTTGTCGGCCGAACTCACGCTGCCAGAGCGCCAGCTGCAAATCCACCCCGTGCTGACGGGGTTTGCGGTGCAAGGCCTGGGCACCGCCGAATGGGCGCACCTGCGCGCCGCCTGCGGCCCCACCGTGCAACACGACCCGCGCGGCTGGCTGGCCCGCGCCGTGCTGGCCGCTGAAGACCAGAACTTCTACGAACACCCCGGCTACGACCTGCCCGCCCTGCTGCACAACTGGCAAGGCAACCTGCGCACCGGTGCCGTCCATGGCGGCGGCAGCACGCTCACCCAGCAGCTGGCCAAACTGATGGTGGCCGGGGGCGACCGCACCCTGCAACGCAAGCTGCGCGAACTGCTCTACGCCGTAGAGATGGAACAAACCCTGGGCAAGGCCCGCATCCTGCAGCTGTACCTGAACCTGGCCCCCTGGGGCGAACGCGCCGATGGCCCGCCCGCGCAACGCGCCCTCTGCGGCGCCGAAGCCGCCGCCCAGCACTGGTTCAAGCTGCCCGCCCGCCGCCTAAGCCCCCGCCAAGCCGTCACCTTGGCCGCCATG
This genomic interval from Ottowia oryzae contains the following:
- the creD gene encoding cell envelope integrity protein CreD; translation: MNRFKNWRDSMLIKGAVLLLLLLLLCIPLSQIEWVIHDRQSTEQAAVQELAQTYVGPQTLVGPVLVVPYVERWEVAERNERGQPTALQPMSEQRYQLFFPQQTDLVGTLAPQLRYRGIFTVPFFQLQGQMQGRFAPFAPSQLVQQVRGSTIEVQTPALVLSVSDLRGLQGVPQLRMAAAPLSFERRAPHIPAAGWLSSAVHAPLSGAALQAFNAGQALPFQLDLQLAGQDELALAPLADETTAHLTSPWPHPRFGGRFLATERRVSDAGFDARWLIAGLTSQAREQVRASLGGDEGARSARGELDSFNVALAQPVSVYSMSERAAKYGALFIALVLLAVFTTELVKRLRLHPVQYALVGLSIAVFFLLLLALSEKLGFAWAYAAAAGASVLLLAVYFSAVLRGVKRGGALAAYVALLYGALYALLASENNALLLGALLVFGMLSALMLATRHVDWWRVGGAPGDGT
- a CDS encoding VIT and vWA domain-containing protein, translated to MRPSLWLDPLTALRALPQAAWHAVPNAAVVPPLHAAVPGAVAHIARAVRPAALVVQRAAWYSLLAGLVLLSPLARAQDGDDAPAKAESPYFFVQGAQPGVDALPLKSTDVQVNISGVIADVVVTQRYKNEGTVPIEAKYLFPGSTRAAVNGMNVRVGERLITAQIREKRQAQVEYNAAKAEGKTAALLEQHRPNVFQMNVANILPGDDVQVELRYNELLVPTDGQYQFVYPTVVGPRYASSHEPPRSPASPGALPPEGAAATLGRPGGGGAAPTETTSGHPLAHAQGFPAQPVLREGSASTSAFNLKVQLASPVGIQEIRSPSHAIDTQMDAGSAAQRASVRLAGNSSRGVSASNNRDFILDYRLAGSAIQSGVLLHKGDKENFFLAMVQPPKAVPVAEIAPRDYIFVVDISGSMHGFPLETAKALMRQLLGHLRASDTFNVLLFSGSNRFLSPHSVPATAANVNAAIRTIDEMGGGGSTELLPALRRVYAEPKNPDVARTVVVVTDGYVTVESEAFALVRKHLNQANVFAFGIGGSVNRQLMEGLARAGMGEPFVITRPDEAKAQAERFRRLIESPVMTSVKARFEGLDVYDVEPQALPDVLADRPVVLFGKWREPASGSAAAPRLIVEGRAPQGGAQGHVSQTVPIDTQANSSGNAALRSLWARHRIAALSDEESLTGGDAQRPAITQLGLDYSLLTQYTSFIAVDKVVRNPGGQNATANQPSPLPEGVGNLAVGGDASALGAAVGSTPEPHAWAAMLVVLAVLGACAARRRTDRFTA
- the xrtQ gene encoding exosortase Q — translated: MTTPFLLRRPHLQTWSMRLDRAPALAWVALQTAALWPTWRWMAARLQDGSDDPLGWLALAALAALVLALRRDLRTAPRLPWLAAALAGTLAATVLRGAAPALLVSLIAVLAWAAGLLAFLPVTRRGAMRVQGGVLWPAPRLAVGRLPVLGLAVLALPLIASLQFYAGYPLRVLTAEASRWLLAPWFAVVREGSSLSVNGVLVIVDAPCSGVQMAWAGYFTACAVALWAGRSDRAFTLRLPLVGAAVLVGNVLRNSVLVALQASGHGELPGVHEGVGVAALAAVCGVIAMGMGLAARRAPADQCY
- a CDS encoding biosynthetic peptidoglycan transglycosylase, with amino-acid sequence MTTPLADLPATPAPSAPRRAPGHWRRRLLWAALAVALTGLVLLGALGAVLRAALAPKPGEWAVDIGRAPFSLRASVPQLVWLGTTPWVGERLHGLRVATRLGPVTLGWVPAGAEGPQPVLTLHCEPCTLPLPAGAGQAALTLPAAQLALSRSITDTNGQHLQGRLLLGAEAANGARPVLSARWQAERRGAGWQVALRWQDAPVRDWLALVGPDLPELRSIQVDGTLALSAELTLPERQLQIHPVLTGFAVQGLGTAEWAHLRAACGPTVQHDPRGWLARAVLAAEDQNFYEHPGYDLPALLHNWQGNLRTGAVHGGGSTLTQQLAKLMVAGGDRTLQRKLRELLYAVEMEQTLGKARILQLYLNLAPWGERADGPPAQRALCGAEAAAQHWFKLPARRLSPRQAVTLAAMLRNPQREANRWASEGSVDRNRLIWIAEQVRGVPIRTRRALAAQLTQERAQWLVAAGRVGAERAEEPGEVLAGQAASQRVESVKLAAKMD